The genomic DNA GGTGCGCAACCTCGCTAGCCGCAGCGCCCAGGCGGCGAAAGAAATTAAAGTGCTGATCGAAGAGTCGGTTGCCCGCGTACAGGAAGGTTCCACGCTGGTGGAAACCTCGGCCAGTACGATGAGTGAGATCGTGCAGTCGGTGACCCGAGTGAACGACATCATGGGCGAAATTGCTTCCGCCTCGGATGAACAACGCCGCGGCATTGAACAGGTGGCGCAGGCGGTCAGCCAGATGGATCAGGTGACGCAGCAAAACGCCGCGCTGGTGGAAGAGGGGGCCGCGGCCACCGAACAGCTGGCCGGGCAGGCCGATCGCTTAACGACCGTGGTTTCCGTATTTGAACTTGAAGAAGTGAAGGCGGCGGTGGCGCGTGAAAACGTTACGCCGGCCGCGATACCCGCTGTTTCCTGAATGATGTGATGTAAGAAGGCGCTATGACTGTATCTCTGCCAAATGGGCAATCGCAATTACTGAGCCAGCTGACGCAGCGCCTGACGCTCACCGACGCGCAGTTTCGTCGGATATGTCAACTGATCTACCAGCGCGCCGGGATCGTGCTGGCCGATCACAAGCGTGACATGGTTTACAACCGTCTGGTGCGGCGTCTGCGGACGCTGAACCTGGATGATTTTGGTCATTACCTGGGGCAACTGGAGGCCAACGGCGACAGCGCGGAATGGCAGGCGTTTATTAACTCGCTGACCACCAACCTGACGGCGTTCTTCCGCGAGGCGCACCACTTCCCGACGCTCGCCGAACATGCCGCGCGTCGGCAGGGGGAGTACCGGGTGTGGAGCGCTGCGGCGTCGACCGGGGAAGAGCCGTACTCCATCGCCATTACCCTGGCCGATACCCTGGGTACCGCGCCGGGCCGCTGGAAAGTGTATGCCAGCGATATCGATACCGAAGTGCTGGAAAAAGCGCAGAGCGGCATTTATCGCATGGACGAGCTGAAAACGCTCTCTCAGCAGCAGCTGCAGCGTTATTTCATGCGCGGGACCGGGCCGCACTCCGGACTGGTCCGGGTGCGTAACGAGCTGGCGAACTACGTGGATTTCAGCACGCTGAACTTGCTCAATACCCACTATAACGTTCCCGGTCCGTTCGATGCGATCTTCTGCCGTAATGTGATGATCTATTTTGATAAAACTACGCAGCAGGAGATCCTCAAGCGTTTTGTGTCCCTGCTGAAACCGGACGGATTATTGTTTGCCGGTCATTCAGAGAACTTTAGCCATCTCTCCCGTGAGTTCAGCCTGCGTGGACAGACGTTCTATGCGCTAAGTAAGGGAAGAGCATGAGTAAAATCAGGGTGTTATCCGTTGATGACTCGGCGCTGATGCGCCAGATCATGACGGAAATCATTAACAGCCACGACGATATGGAAATGGTCGCTACCGCGCCGGATCCGCTGGTGGCGCGCGATCTGATTAAAAAATTCAATCCGGATGTGCTGACGCTGGACGTCGAAATGCCGCGCATGGACGGCCTGGACTTTCTCGAGAAGCTGATGCGTCTGCGGCCGATGCCGGTGGTCATGGTGTCTTCGTTGACCGGTAAAGGCTCGGAGGTAACGCTGCGCGCGCTTGAGCTGGGGGCGGTGGACTTTGTCACCAAACCGCAGCTGGGCATTCGTGAGGGGATGCTGGCCTACAGCGAAACCATTGCTGAGAAGGTGCGCGCCGCCTCGCGTGCGCGCATTAGCGCCCACAAACCGCTGGCCGCGCCGGTGGCGATCAAGTCTGGCCCGCTGCTGAGCTCCGAAAAGCTGATTGCGATCGGTGCGTCAACCGGCGGTACTGAAGCTATTCGTCATGTACTCCAGCCGCTGCCGCTCTCCAGCCCGGCGCTGCTGATCACGCAGCATATGCCGCCGGGCTTTACCCGTTCATTTGCCGAGCGTCTCAATAAGCTGTGCCAAATCACGGTTAAAGAGGCGGAAGACGGCGAGCGCGTCCTGCCGGGTCATGCCTATATTGCGCCGGGCGATAAGCATATGGAGCTGGCGCGCAGCGGGGCGAACTATCAAATCAAAATTCACGACGGGCCGCCGGTTAATCGCCATCGCCCGTCGGTTGATGTGCTGTTTCATTCGGTCGCGAAGCACGCGGGGCGCAACGCCGTAGGGGTGATCCTCACCGGCATGGGCAACGACGGTGCGGCCGGGATGCACGCGATGTACCAGGCCGGAGCCTGGACCATCGCGCAGAATGAAGCCAGTTGTGTGGTGTTCGGCATGCCGCGCGAGGCCATCAATACCGGTGGCGTCAGCGAAGTGGTCGATCTTAGCCAGGTAAGCCAGCAGATGCTGGCGAAAATCAGTGCCGGACAGGCAATACGTATTTGAATCAGGAGTATTATTTTATGGCGGATAAAGAGCTTAAGTTTTTGGTTGTGGATGACTTTTCCACCATGCGTCGTATCGTGCGCAACCTGTTAAAGGAACTGGGATTTAACAACGTTGAAGAGGCAGAAGACGGCGTGGATGCGCTGAATAAACTGCAGGCGGGCGGCTTTGGTTTTGTCATCTCTGACTGGAACATGCCGAACATGGATGGCCTGGAGCTGCTGAAAACGATCCGCGCCGACGGTGGGATGGCGGCAATGCCGGTGCTGATGGTCACGGCAGAAGCGAAGAAAGAGAACATCATTGCCGCCGCGCAGGCCGGGGCCAGCGGATACGTGGTGAAGCCGTTCACTGCGGCGACGCTGGAAGAGAAGCTGAACAAGATCTTCGAGAAACTGGGCATGTGAGGTGACGAACATGATGCATTCTTCCATCAAGCCCGGCGATGACCACTCCGCCGCGGATATTATCAGCCGTATCGGCAATCTGACCCGCATGCTGCGCGATAGCCTGCGCGAGCTGGGGTTGGATCAGGCGATTGCGGAAGCGGCCGAAGCGATACCCGACGCGCGTGACCGTCTGGACTATGTTGTGCAGATGACCGCGCAGGCTGCGGAGCGCGCGCTGAACAGCGTCGAAGCCTCGCAGCCGCATCAGGATGAAATGGAAAAAGGCGCCAAAGCCTTGACCAAGCGCTGGGACGCGTGGTTTGAAAATCCGATTGAATTGTCCGACGCGCGTGAACTGGTGAGCGATACCCGCCAGTATCTTGGCGAGGTGCCGGAGCATACCAGCTTTACGAACGCCCAACTGCTCGAAATCATGATGGCGCAGGATTTCCAGGACCTGACCGGTCAGGTTATCAAGCGCATGATGGACGTTATCCAGGAAATTGAGCGCCAGTTGTTGATGGTGCTGCTGGAGAACATTCCGGAGCAGGGCGCGCGGCCAAAACGCGAAAACGACAGTCTGCTCAACGGGCCGCAGGTTGACACCTCAAAAGCCGGCGTCGTTGCCAGCCAGGATCAGGTGGACGATCTGCTCGATAGCCTGGGCTTCTAATCGCGCTGTCCGGGCCTACCGATAAGCATATCGCTGTAGGCCCGGCAGACGCCAAAAAACACACATATCTGTAGGCCGGATAAGGCGTTTACGCCGCTATCCGGCAATATACGCGGATACCCATCAATAAACGCCCGAATTCCTTCACTTTCATTCCGCTATTCGTCCTATTGGCAACGCGCCGCATCGAGATAATACTCGCGACCGTATTTTCGAGAGTGATGCCGTGGCAGAAGAAAGCGACGACGACGACAAAACAGAAGACCCCACACCCCAACGGCTTGAAAAGGCGCGTGAGGAGGGGCAGATCCCGCGTTCCCGCGAGCTGACGTCGCTGCTGATGCTGCTGGTGGGCGTTTGTGTGCTCTGGCTGGGCGGCGAGTCGCTGGCTCGACGGCTGGCGAACCTGCTTTCGGGCGGGCTGCGCTTTGATCACAGCATCGTCAATGACCCCAACCTGATCCTCGGCCAGATTATCCTGCTGCTCAAAGAAGCCATGCTGGCGCTGTTTCCGCTGATCGTCGGAGTGGTGACGGTGGCGCTGGTTGCGCCAATGATGCTCGGCGGCCTGGTGTTCAGCACCAAATCGCTGGCCTTCAAGCTCGATAAGCTCAACCCGCTGCCCGGCATTAAGCGCATGTTTTCGGCGCAGACGGCGGCGGAGCTGAGTAAGGCGATTATGAAAGCGGTGCTGATGGGGACCGTGGCGGGCTTTTTCCTGTGGATGCACTGGCCGCAGATGATGCGTCTGGTCAGCGAATCACCGCTGTCGGCAATAGGTAACGCCCTGAATATGGTAGGCCTGTGCGCGCTACTGGTGGCGATGGGCATCATCCCGATGGTCGGCTTCGACGTTTTCTGGCAGATCCACAGCCATCTGAAAAAGCTGCGTATGTCGCGGCAGGATATTCGCGATGAATTTAAGCAGAGTGAAGGCGACCCGCACGTTAAAGGGCGTATTCGCCAGATGCAGCGTGCGGCGGCACGCCGTCGGATGATGGCCGACGTACCGAAGGCTGACGTGATCGTCAATAACCCGACACACTATTCCGTCGCCCTGCAGTACGACGAAAACAAAATGAGCGCGCCGAAAGTCGTGGCGAAAGGCGCGGGGCTGGTGGCGCTGCGCATTCGTGAAATTGGCGAGGAGAACCGCATTCCGATGCTGGAAGCGCCGCCGCTGGCGCGCGCGCTGTATCGCCATGCCGATATCGGTCAGCAGATCCCCGGCCAGCTGTACGCCGCGGTGGCAGAGGTGCTGGCGTGGGTCTGGCAGCTTAAGCGCTGGCGACTGGCGGGCGGCGCCGCGCCGAAAAAACCGGATAACATAGCGGTGCCTGAGGCACTGGATTTTTTGAACGAGAAGGACTCTGATGGCTAATCTTGTCGCAATGCTGCGCCTCCCCAGCAACCTGAAATCCACCCAGTGGCAGGTGCTTGCCGGGCCGGTGCTGATCCTGCTGATTTTGTCGATGATGGTACTGCCGCTGCCGGCGTTCGTCCTCGACCTGCTGTTTACCTTTAACATTGCGCTGTCCATTATGGTGCTGCTGGTGGCCATGTTCACCCAGCGCACGCTGGAGTTTGCCGCCTTCCCGACCATTCTGCTGTTTACCACGCTGCTGCGTCTGGCGCTGAACGTGGCCTCGACGCGTATTATTTTGATGGACGGACACACCGGCGCGGCGGCGGCGGGGAAGGTGGTTGAAGCGTTTGGCCACTTCCTCGTCGGCGGTAACTTCGCTATCGGCATCGTGGTGTTTATCATCCTCGTTATCATCAACTTTATGGTTATCACCAAAGGTGCCGGGCGTATTGCCGAAGTGGGTGCGCGCTTTGTGCTGGACGGGATGCCGGGTAAGCAGATGGCGATCGACGCCGATCTCAACGCCGGGATCATCGGCGAAGAGGAAGCGAAAAAGCGCCGTTCAGAGGTGACCCAGGAGGCGGACTTCTACGGTTCGATGGACGGTGCCAGTAAGTTTGTGCGCGGCGATGCCATCGCCGGGATTCTGATTATGGTGATCAACGTCATCGGCGGACTGCTGGTAGGGGTGTTACAGCACGGTCTGGATCTGGGCAAAGCGGCGGAATCTTACACCCTGCTGACCATTGGTGACGGCCTGGTGGCGCAGATTCCAGCGCTGGTGATCTCGACCGCGGCGGGCGTCATTGTGACCCGCGTAAGTACCGAGCAGGACGTTGGCGAACAGATGGTCGGCCAGCTGTTTAGCAACCCGCGCGTCATGCTGTTGAGCGCCGGGGTGCTCGGCCTGCTGGGCCTGGTCCCGGGTATGCCGAACCTGGTGTTCCTGCTGTTTACCGCCGCGCTGCTGGGGCTGGCGTGGTGGATCCGTGGGCGTGAGATAAAGGCTCCGGATCAGCCGCAGCCGGTGAAAGCGCCGGAAAATACGTCGCAGGCGGTAGAGGCCACCTGGAGCGATGTGCAGCTGGAAGATACGCTGGGCATGGAAGTGGGCTACCGGCTGATTCCGATGGTTGATTTCCAGCAGGATGGTGAGCTGCTCGGGCGCATCCGCAGTATTCGCAAGAAATTTGCGCAAGAAATGGGCTTCCTGCCGCCAGTGGTGCATATTCGCGACAATATGGACCTGTCGCCGGCGCTGTACCGTATTTTACTCAAAGGGGTCGAGATTGGCAGCGGCGAGGCCTACCCTGGCCGCTGGCTGGCGATCAATCCCGGTACCGCAGCGGGTTCACTGCCCGGCGAAGTCACCACCGATCCGGCGTTTGGCCTGGCGGCTATCTGGATTGAAAGCGCGCTGAAAGAGCAGGCGCAGATTCAGGGCTTCACGGTGGTGGAAGCCAGTACCGTGGTGGCGACGCACCTGAATCATCTGATTAGCCTGCACGCTTCGGAACTGTTTGGTCGTCAGGAAGCGCAGCAGCTGCTGGAGCGCGTAACCCAGGAGATGCCGAAGCTGACTGAAGATCTGGTGCCGGGGGTGGTGACGCTGACCACCTTGCATAAAGTGCTGCAAAATCTGCTGGATGAAAAAGTACCGATTCGCGATATGCGTACCATTCTGGAAACGCTGGCTGAACATGCGCCGATCCAGACCGATGCGGGCGAGCTGACGTCGGTGGTGCGCGTGGCCCTCGGCCGGGCGATCACCCAACGCTGGTTCCCGGGTAACGACGAGGTGCAGGTTATCGGGCTGGATACGCCGCTGGAGCGACTGCTGCTGCAAGCCCTACAGGGCGGCGGAGGCCTGGAACCGGGCCTGGCTGACCGTCTGCTGGCGCAGGCGCAGGAGGCTCTGGCGCGTCAGGAAATGCTCGGCGCGCCGCCGGTGCTGCTGGTGAACCACGCGCTGCGTCCTCTGCTGTCGCGCTTCCTGCGTCGCAGCCTGCCACAGCTGGTGGTGCTGTCAAACATGGAGCTGTCCGATAACCGCAACATTCGCATGACTGCGACCATTGGAGGTAAATAATGCGTCGGTGGTTTGCGTTGCTGTTCGTTCTGCCTGGCCTGGCGCAGGCGGCGGGCGAGGGGGCCTGGCAGGACAGCAATATTGGCATCACCCTGAATCACCGCGGAGTTGCCGTATCGTCGCGGCCGCTGACCGCCTCACTGCCGGTGCAGGGCATGACCACGCGGGTGGTCTGGCGCTATGCGCTGAACGGCCCCGTACCGGCCGGGCTGCGGGTCCGGCTGTGCTCGCTTTCGCGCTGTACGGAGCTGGATGGGCAGAGCGGCAGCACGCTGGCTTTTAGCCAGGTTTCGGCGGCAGAACCGTTTCGGTTTATCTGGGAAGTGCCGGGCGGTGGGAGATTAATTCCGGCGTTACGGGTACAAAGCATACAAATTATCGTTAACTACCGCTGAAAGCCCTGCATTCCTCTTTTCGCCACCGGATTCTGGTGGCGACCTCGCATTTCTGACCCTCGCTTTTGATTGTAAAGAAACGTTGTTTTATAAATCAGTGATGCATATGCCACGACTCTTTGCATTTTTGCCAATCCGGCGTTCGCGCTGGCAGAAATAGGAAGGTATCCCTTAACGCATACTTTTACTGTAGCCGTGTCAGTACTCCTTTGTTATCAGCTTTGGCAGGCTGAAGGAGTTCCATAATAAAAGGCACAGGATAACGTCAATGAACAGAACACGAAAAATAGGACTCGTTAACTATTTTGCCTACGGATCGGGAGATTTTCTCGGCGCCGGTACCACCGCGCTGACCGCCGCCTGGCTGCTGTATTTCTACACCACGTTTTGCGGCTTAACCCCCATTGAAGCCACTTTTATCTTCGCCACCGCTCGCGTACTGGATGCGGTGGTCAGCCCGCTGATGGGCTTCCTGACCGATAACTTCGGCTCCACCTGGTTTGGTAAACGCTTTGGTCGGCGCAAATTCTTTATTCTGCTCGGCATTCCCTGCGTGTTCAGCTATTCCTTCATGTGGATAGGGGAGATGAGCTTCTGGTATTACCTCGTCACCTATCTGATCTTTGACGTGGTCTACACCATGATTCTGGTGCCGTATGAAACGCTGGTCCCGGAAATGACCGACGACTTCAAACAGAAAACCAAATTCTCCGGCGCGCGTATCGGTATGGCGCAGATGTCGGCGATTCTGGCTTCCTTCCTGCCGGGCATTCTGCTGACCCACTTCGGTAAAGACAACGCCATTTCCTTCTTCTATGCC from Klebsiella sp. WP3-W18-ESBL-02 includes the following:
- the cheR gene encoding protein-glutamate O-methyltransferase CheR, with translation MTVSLPNGQSQLLSQLTQRLTLTDAQFRRICQLIYQRAGIVLADHKRDMVYNRLVRRLRTLNLDDFGHYLGQLEANGDSAEWQAFINSLTTNLTAFFREAHHFPTLAEHAARRQGEYRVWSAAASTGEEPYSIAITLADTLGTAPGRWKVYASDIDTEVLEKAQSGIYRMDELKTLSQQQLQRYFMRGTGPHSGLVRVRNELANYVDFSTLNLLNTHYNVPGPFDAIFCRNVMIYFDKTTQQEILKRFVSLLKPDGLLFAGHSENFSHLSREFSLRGQTFYALSKGRA
- a CDS encoding protein-glutamate methylesterase/protein-glutamine glutaminase, whose amino-acid sequence is MSKIRVLSVDDSALMRQIMTEIINSHDDMEMVATAPDPLVARDLIKKFNPDVLTLDVEMPRMDGLDFLEKLMRLRPMPVVMVSSLTGKGSEVTLRALELGAVDFVTKPQLGIREGMLAYSETIAEKVRAASRARISAHKPLAAPVAIKSGPLLSSEKLIAIGASTGGTEAIRHVLQPLPLSSPALLITQHMPPGFTRSFAERLNKLCQITVKEAEDGERVLPGHAYIAPGDKHMELARSGANYQIKIHDGPPVNRHRPSVDVLFHSVAKHAGRNAVGVILTGMGNDGAAGMHAMYQAGAWTIAQNEASCVVFGMPREAINTGGVSEVVDLSQVSQQMLAKISAGQAIRI
- the cheY gene encoding chemotaxis response regulator CheY, which translates into the protein MADKELKFLVVDDFSTMRRIVRNLLKELGFNNVEEAEDGVDALNKLQAGGFGFVISDWNMPNMDGLELLKTIRADGGMAAMPVLMVTAEAKKENIIAAAQAGASGYVVKPFTAATLEEKLNKIFEKLGM
- the cheZ gene encoding protein phosphatase CheZ, with protein sequence MMHSSIKPGDDHSAADIISRIGNLTRMLRDSLRELGLDQAIAEAAEAIPDARDRLDYVVQMTAQAAERALNSVEASQPHQDEMEKGAKALTKRWDAWFENPIELSDARELVSDTRQYLGEVPEHTSFTNAQLLEIMMAQDFQDLTGQVIKRMMDVIQEIERQLLMVLLENIPEQGARPKRENDSLLNGPQVDTSKAGVVASQDQVDDLLDSLGF
- the flhB gene encoding flagellar biosynthesis protein FlhB, which gives rise to MAEESDDDDKTEDPTPQRLEKAREEGQIPRSRELTSLLMLLVGVCVLWLGGESLARRLANLLSGGLRFDHSIVNDPNLILGQIILLLKEAMLALFPLIVGVVTVALVAPMMLGGLVFSTKSLAFKLDKLNPLPGIKRMFSAQTAAELSKAIMKAVLMGTVAGFFLWMHWPQMMRLVSESPLSAIGNALNMVGLCALLVAMGIIPMVGFDVFWQIHSHLKKLRMSRQDIRDEFKQSEGDPHVKGRIRQMQRAAARRRMMADVPKADVIVNNPTHYSVALQYDENKMSAPKVVAKGAGLVALRIREIGEENRIPMLEAPPLARALYRHADIGQQIPGQLYAAVAEVLAWVWQLKRWRLAGGAAPKKPDNIAVPEALDFLNEKDSDG
- the flhA gene encoding flagellar biosynthesis protein FlhA, whose amino-acid sequence is MANLVAMLRLPSNLKSTQWQVLAGPVLILLILSMMVLPLPAFVLDLLFTFNIALSIMVLLVAMFTQRTLEFAAFPTILLFTTLLRLALNVASTRIILMDGHTGAAAAGKVVEAFGHFLVGGNFAIGIVVFIILVIINFMVITKGAGRIAEVGARFVLDGMPGKQMAIDADLNAGIIGEEEAKKRRSEVTQEADFYGSMDGASKFVRGDAIAGILIMVINVIGGLLVGVLQHGLDLGKAAESYTLLTIGDGLVAQIPALVISTAAGVIVTRVSTEQDVGEQMVGQLFSNPRVMLLSAGVLGLLGLVPGMPNLVFLLFTAALLGLAWWIRGREIKAPDQPQPVKAPENTSQAVEATWSDVQLEDTLGMEVGYRLIPMVDFQQDGELLGRIRSIRKKFAQEMGFLPPVVHIRDNMDLSPALYRILLKGVEIGSGEAYPGRWLAINPGTAAGSLPGEVTTDPAFGLAAIWIESALKEQAQIQGFTVVEASTVVATHLNHLISLHASELFGRQEAQQLLERVTQEMPKLTEDLVPGVVTLTTLHKVLQNLLDEKVPIRDMRTILETLAEHAPIQTDAGELTSVVRVALGRAITQRWFPGNDEVQVIGLDTPLERLLLQALQGGGGLEPGLADRLLAQAQEALARQEMLGAPPVLLVNHALRPLLSRFLRRSLPQLVVLSNMELSDNRNIRMTATIGGK
- the flhE gene encoding flagellar protein FlhE; amino-acid sequence: MRRWFALLFVLPGLAQAAGEGAWQDSNIGITLNHRGVAVSSRPLTASLPVQGMTTRVVWRYALNGPVPAGLRVRLCSLSRCTELDGQSGSTLAFSQVSAAEPFRFIWEVPGGGRLIPALRVQSIQIIVNYR